In the genome of Gordonia rubripertincta, one region contains:
- a CDS encoding ABC transporter substrate-binding protein, whose amino-acid sequence MSVTTRVGRRPLGRRGRPVIVVVASMLLAGVALGGCALGQDAATSEQIVLAESQDLGQFNPMLGYGQLGVSPIYDGLLAPAADGDDRVPDLVPALAASAPERIAPRTWRVPLKDGVTFSDGTAFDAVDVVATYRAAVDPKVASGISTDFAPLASIEADGPRAIRLTMTTDADPSPYLLLGIVPSEKVEPAPAARWALNTEPVGTGHYRLESLDPDQAVLVTRDDRAESTAVRKIVYTHVPDDNSRAQLVQTGEVDGAGLPPRLADGFADRSGVDVAVVASADWRGVSLPSRNAFTADPAARLAMNLGVDRDALVDNVLLGKGEPASTPIAKVYGDAFDADAQFAYDRSLAESTLDAAGWRTGSDGVRVRNGVRASFPLLYNAEDTLRRDLAVAFAASMKGVGVEVLTRGTSWDEIETKMDTAGVLLGGGATPYSIDSQVYDALHTRVPDSSPYSNPGNFTAPRLDEMLDAARESAAGSENDERYRRIQQIYARQPSQVFLAFVHHTYVARSAGWKHDAPILEPHSHGVTWGPWWNLPSWAPTS is encoded by the coding sequence ATGTCTGTGACGACACGTGTAGGCCGCCGGCCCCTCGGACGCCGCGGACGGCCGGTGATCGTCGTGGTCGCGTCCATGTTGCTCGCCGGAGTCGCCCTCGGGGGATGCGCCCTCGGGCAGGATGCCGCGACGTCGGAGCAGATCGTGCTCGCCGAAAGCCAGGACCTCGGGCAGTTCAACCCGATGCTCGGCTACGGGCAGTTGGGTGTGTCGCCGATCTATGACGGACTGCTGGCTCCCGCGGCGGACGGTGACGACCGCGTCCCCGACCTCGTGCCCGCGCTGGCCGCGTCGGCGCCCGAACGCATCGCGCCGCGGACCTGGCGGGTGCCGCTGAAGGACGGCGTCACCTTCTCCGACGGCACCGCCTTCGATGCCGTCGACGTGGTTGCGACGTATCGCGCCGCGGTCGACCCGAAGGTGGCGTCGGGCATCTCCACCGACTTCGCGCCGCTCGCCTCCATCGAAGCCGATGGGCCACGGGCGATCAGGCTGACCATGACCACAGACGCAGACCCCTCGCCGTACCTCCTGCTCGGCATCGTCCCGTCGGAGAAGGTGGAGCCCGCCCCCGCGGCGAGATGGGCACTCAACACCGAGCCCGTGGGAACGGGGCACTATCGCCTCGAGTCTCTCGACCCCGACCAGGCGGTCCTCGTCACCCGGGATGACCGCGCGGAGTCGACGGCGGTGCGCAAGATCGTCTACACCCATGTGCCCGACGACAACTCCCGTGCGCAGCTCGTGCAGACCGGTGAGGTCGACGGGGCCGGCCTTCCGCCGCGACTGGCCGACGGGTTCGCCGACCGTTCCGGTGTCGATGTCGCAGTGGTGGCTTCGGCGGACTGGCGGGGAGTCTCGCTGCCGTCACGCAACGCCTTCACCGCCGACCCCGCCGCGCGCCTGGCGATGAACCTCGGCGTCGACCGGGACGCGCTGGTGGACAACGTCCTGCTGGGCAAGGGGGAGCCGGCGAGCACGCCGATCGCAAAGGTCTACGGCGATGCCTTCGACGCCGATGCCCAGTTCGCGTACGACCGTTCGCTGGCTGAGTCGACCCTCGACGCCGCGGGTTGGCGCACCGGTTCCGACGGCGTACGCGTCCGGAACGGGGTTCGCGCGTCGTTCCCGCTGCTCTACAACGCCGAGGACACCCTGCGCCGCGACCTGGCGGTCGCCTTCGCCGCCTCGATGAAGGGGGTCGGCGTCGAGGTGCTGACACGAGGCACCAGCTGGGACGAGATCGAGACCAAGATGGACACGGCCGGTGTGCTTCTCGGCGGCGGAGCGACCCCCTACAGCATCGATTCCCAGGTCTACGACGCCCTCCACACCCGTGTGCCGGATTCGTCGCCCTACTCCAACCCGGGCAACTTCACCGCTCCCAGGCTCGACGAAATGCTGGACGCTGCAAGGGAATCGGCTGCGGGGTCCGAGAACGACGAACGGTATCGCCGTATCCAGCAGATCTACGCACGTCAGCCGTCCCAGGTGTTCCTCGCCTTCGTCCACCACACCTACGTGGCCCGCAGTGCGGGGTGGAAGCATGATGCCCCGATCCTCGAACCCCACTCGCACGGCGTGACCTGGGGGCCGTGGTGGAATCTGCCGTCCTGGGCGCCGACATCGTGA
- a CDS encoding ArsR/SmtB family transcription factor, with protein sequence MTDFDADSWAARFTLLSDPTRLRLVAEMHAHPGSTVAELAASIGITENAASQSIRALRDQGWVRSEKVGRSVHYEVVGDAIVHRILHDIIGVGHISAGQEHDHAHP encoded by the coding sequence GTGACCGACTTCGACGCGGACTCATGGGCCGCGCGCTTCACGCTGCTCAGCGACCCGACGCGACTGCGACTCGTCGCCGAGATGCACGCCCATCCGGGCTCGACGGTCGCCGAGCTCGCCGCCTCGATCGGCATCACCGAGAACGCCGCCTCGCAGTCGATCCGGGCACTCCGCGACCAGGGGTGGGTTCGGTCGGAGAAGGTCGGCCGGAGCGTCCACTACGAGGTCGTCGGCGACGCGATCGTGCATCGCATCCTCCACGACATCATCGGAGTTGGCCACATCTCCGCAGGTCAAGAACACGATCACGCACACCCGTGA
- a CDS encoding alpha/beta fold hydrolase, which translates to MDVSYDATKRELTTDQGTLRYHEAGDADAPPLILLHGSGPGVTGWRNYRGNLGHFAQTHHCYVIEFPGFGVSDAVEGHPVLTAGGSVIRFMDALGIDKAPMIGNSMGGVVGVNLAIKKPDRVEKLVTIGGVGPNVFSPSPSEGLRLLQEFTDAPDKDKLVRWLNSMVFDRSLVTEELIEERWEAAINPDAQKTAQMMYGSAAFEMQQQFMAASDTPPYWASMHKVACPTLLTWGRDDRVSPPDMAMVPMRLIPDAELHIFPKCGHWVMIEAKEAFEATVTSFLTR; encoded by the coding sequence GTGGATGTCTCCTACGATGCGACCAAACGGGAACTGACGACCGACCAGGGCACCCTGCGCTACCACGAGGCCGGTGACGCCGATGCGCCGCCGCTGATCCTCCTGCACGGGTCCGGGCCCGGGGTGACCGGTTGGCGCAACTACCGCGGCAACCTCGGCCACTTCGCGCAGACCCACCACTGCTATGTGATCGAGTTCCCCGGCTTCGGCGTCAGCGACGCGGTCGAGGGTCACCCGGTCCTCACCGCCGGCGGCTCGGTCATCCGGTTCATGGATGCGCTCGGCATCGACAAGGCCCCGATGATCGGCAACTCGATGGGCGGCGTCGTCGGCGTCAACCTGGCGATCAAGAAACCCGATCGGGTCGAGAAGCTCGTCACCATCGGTGGCGTCGGCCCGAACGTATTCAGCCCGAGCCCCAGCGAGGGCCTGCGACTCCTGCAGGAGTTCACCGACGCCCCCGACAAGGACAAGCTCGTCCGCTGGCTGAACTCGATGGTCTTCGACCGTTCCCTCGTCACCGAGGAACTCATCGAAGAGCGCTGGGAAGCCGCCATCAACCCCGACGCTCAGAAGACCGCCCAGATGATGTACGGCTCGGCGGCTTTCGAGATGCAGCAGCAATTCATGGCCGCCTCCGACACTCCTCCCTACTGGGCGTCGATGCACAAGGTCGCCTGCCCAACCCTCCTCACCTGGGGCCGCGACGACCGCGTCAGCCCGCCCGACATGGCGATGGTCCCCATGCGCCTCATCCCCGACGCCGAACTGCACATCTTCCCGAAGTGCGGTCACTGGGTGATGATCGAGGCGAAGGAGGCCTTCGAGGCGACGGTCACCTCCTTCCTGACCCGCTGA
- a CDS encoding type IV toxin-antitoxin system AbiEi family antitoxin domain-containing protein gives MTPITTDRTGLIAREDALLAGLTDQDLDDEVSRNHLVRVGPGIFALAYGYLLWSRKG, from the coding sequence ATGACTCCCATCACGACAGACCGGACGGGCCTGATCGCACGCGAGGATGCGCTGCTTGCCGGTCTCACTGATCAAGATCTCGACGACGAGGTGTCGCGGAACCACCTCGTGCGGGTCGGGCCGGGGATCTTCGCGCTGGCGTACGGATACCTGCTGTGGTCGCGGAAGGGGTGA
- a CDS encoding type IV toxin-antitoxin system AbiEi family antitoxin domain-containing protein, translated as MSSFPTDRYGLVHRDAALHAGFSDEQLASAVERGDLVRVHPGVWVTSSGRPHGPDAAESLHRLRALAVATSGPARAHPLSHVSAAAVHGLSMLHPDLNVVHVTTGRPYGGSIRRQRHLHAAPLEPEEITEVDGVRVTSVERTAVDVACMGTFAQAIVVFDAALRRGADPDVLADTLSRRRRTSARNAKRALPLADGKAESVGESWSRAQIIDAGLPIPTLQREFIIDGQRYRSDFDWDGLLIGEFDGLHKYGRLRRTDETATDVVVREKLREDRLRAEGLTVTRWTWATLERRQLVPLLRPQLEKLGLVAA; from the coding sequence ATGTCTTCATTCCCCACCGACCGATACGGGCTCGTCCATCGCGACGCAGCCCTTCATGCCGGGTTCTCCGACGAACAACTGGCGAGCGCAGTCGAGCGCGGAGACCTCGTCCGAGTCCACCCCGGCGTCTGGGTCACGTCTTCAGGCCGACCGCACGGGCCGGACGCGGCCGAGAGTCTGCATCGCCTGCGCGCACTGGCGGTCGCCACGTCGGGTCCGGCCCGCGCCCATCCGCTCAGCCACGTCTCCGCCGCTGCCGTTCACGGACTCTCGATGCTGCATCCCGATCTGAATGTCGTGCATGTCACCACGGGCCGGCCCTACGGCGGGTCCATCCGAAGACAACGCCACCTCCACGCCGCGCCTCTCGAACCCGAGGAGATCACCGAGGTCGACGGTGTCCGAGTGACATCCGTCGAACGTACCGCGGTCGACGTCGCGTGCATGGGCACGTTTGCACAAGCGATCGTCGTCTTCGACGCCGCCCTCCGACGCGGTGCCGATCCCGACGTCCTGGCCGACACGCTGTCTCGACGCAGACGAACCAGCGCTCGAAATGCCAAGCGCGCACTACCTCTCGCCGACGGTAAGGCCGAGAGTGTCGGCGAATCCTGGAGCCGTGCCCAGATCATCGATGCGGGTCTCCCGATCCCTACGCTGCAGCGCGAGTTCATCATCGACGGGCAGAGGTACCGCAGCGACTTCGACTGGGACGGACTGCTCATCGGAGAGTTCGACGGCCTGCACAAGTACGGTCGCCTGCGGCGCACAGACGAAACAGCCACGGACGTCGTCGTTCGTGAGAAGCTGCGCGAGGATCGCCTCCGGGCCGAAGGTCTCACCGTCACGCGCTGGACCTGGGCCACTCTCGAGCGCCGACAGTTGGTACCGCTTCTCCGTCCGCAGCTGGAGAAGCTCGGCCTAGTCGCAGCCTAA
- a CDS encoding 3-hydroxyacyl-CoA dehydrogenase NAD-binding domain-containing protein gives MSDNMINWEKDADGVVILTMDDPNQGANTMNALYQESMAATVDRLEAEKDDITGVILTSAKKTFFAGGDLKDMTSDRSNVSKAEIATQITETTNAMKKVLRRLETLGKPVVAAINGAALGGGLEIALHTHYRIAADVKGVQIGLPEATLGLLPGGGGVVRTVRLLGIQNALMGVLLQGQRFNPTKAKETGLVNEVVGSIEELIPAAKAWIKENPEAQQPFDVKGYKIPGGAPTNPAFAANLPALPALLRKQIKGANMPAPRAILAAAVEGAYVDVDTADIIETRYFVSLVTGQVAQNMIKAFFFDLQHINGGGSRPEGYDKYTAKKVGVIGAGMMGAAIAYVSAKAGIEVVLKDIDLEAAKRGKGYSEKLEEKALAKGKTTQEKSDALLARIHPTVDPQDFKGVDLVIEAAFESVEVKHKVFQEIEDIVEPDAILGSNTSTLPITILAEGVKRSEDFIGIHFFSPVDKMPLVEIIKGEKTSDAVLAKVIDYTLQIRKTPIVVNDSRGFFTSRVIGTFINEAIAAVGEGVEPAFIEHAGTQAGYPAAPLQLMDELTLTLPQKIRKETEAALKAAGKEVPQHGSNAVVDWMVENGRTAKKDGKGFYDYDENGKRTQLWPGLREQFKSGTTEIPLEDMKERMLFAESLETVKCFDEGVLTSVEDANIGSIFGIGFPAWTGGVIQYINGYEGGVPGFVARAKELAGKYGKHFEPPASLVEKAEQGVTKLTNENLAAK, from the coding sequence ATGAGTGACAACATGATCAACTGGGAGAAGGACGCCGACGGCGTCGTCATCCTGACCATGGACGACCCCAACCAGGGCGCCAACACCATGAACGCGCTGTACCAGGAGTCGATGGCTGCGACCGTCGACCGCCTGGAGGCGGAGAAGGACGACATCACCGGTGTCATCCTGACCTCGGCGAAGAAGACCTTCTTCGCCGGCGGCGACCTCAAGGACATGACGAGCGACCGCTCGAACGTCTCCAAGGCCGAGATCGCCACCCAGATCACCGAGACCACCAACGCCATGAAGAAGGTGCTGCGTCGTCTCGAGACCCTGGGCAAGCCCGTCGTCGCGGCCATCAACGGCGCCGCCCTCGGTGGCGGCCTGGAGATCGCGCTGCACACCCACTACCGCATCGCCGCGGACGTCAAGGGTGTCCAGATCGGTCTGCCCGAGGCCACCCTCGGCCTGCTCCCCGGTGGCGGCGGCGTCGTCCGTACCGTCCGCCTGCTCGGTATCCAGAACGCCCTCATGGGTGTCCTGCTGCAGGGCCAGCGCTTCAACCCGACCAAGGCCAAGGAGACCGGACTGGTCAACGAGGTCGTCGGCTCCATCGAGGAACTGATCCCCGCCGCCAAGGCATGGATCAAGGAGAACCCCGAGGCCCAGCAGCCGTTCGACGTCAAGGGCTACAAGATCCCGGGCGGTGCTCCCACCAACCCGGCCTTCGCCGCGAACCTCCCGGCTCTGCCGGCCCTGCTGCGCAAGCAGATCAAGGGCGCCAACATGCCGGCTCCGCGGGCCATCCTGGCCGCAGCCGTCGAGGGTGCCTACGTCGACGTCGACACCGCCGACATCATCGAGACCCGCTACTTCGTCTCGCTGGTCACCGGCCAGGTCGCGCAGAACATGATCAAGGCGTTCTTCTTCGACCTGCAGCACATCAACGGTGGCGGCTCGCGCCCCGAGGGCTACGACAAGTACACCGCCAAGAAGGTCGGCGTCATCGGCGCCGGCATGATGGGCGCGGCCATCGCGTACGTCTCGGCCAAGGCCGGCATCGAGGTCGTCCTCAAGGACATCGACCTCGAAGCAGCCAAGCGCGGTAAGGGTTACTCCGAGAAGCTCGAGGAGAAGGCTCTCGCCAAGGGCAAGACCACGCAGGAGAAGAGCGACGCGCTCCTCGCCCGCATCCACCCGACCGTCGACCCCCAGGACTTCAAGGGTGTCGACCTCGTCATCGAGGCCGCCTTCGAGTCGGTCGAGGTGAAGCACAAGGTGTTCCAGGAGATCGAAGACATCGTCGAGCCTGACGCCATCCTCGGTTCCAACACCTCGACCCTGCCGATCACCATCCTCGCCGAGGGTGTGAAGCGGTCCGAGGACTTCATCGGTATCCACTTCTTCTCGCCGGTCGACAAGATGCCGCTGGTCGAGATCATCAAGGGTGAGAAGACCTCGGATGCCGTGCTGGCCAAGGTCATCGATTACACCTTGCAGATCCGCAAGACCCCGATCGTCGTCAACGACAGCCGTGGCTTCTTCACCAGCCGCGTCATCGGCACCTTCATCAACGAGGCCATCGCGGCCGTCGGCGAGGGCGTCGAGCCGGCGTTCATCGAGCATGCGGGCACCCAGGCCGGTTACCCGGCCGCACCGCTGCAGCTCATGGACGAGCTGACCCTGACTCTGCCGCAGAAGATCCGCAAGGAGACCGAGGCAGCGCTCAAGGCCGCGGGCAAGGAAGTTCCGCAGCACGGCTCGAACGCCGTCGTCGATTGGATGGTCGAGAACGGCCGCACCGCCAAGAAGGACGGCAAGGGCTTCTACGACTACGACGAGAACGGCAAGCGCACCCAGCTCTGGCCGGGCCTGCGTGAGCAGTTCAAGTCGGGTACCACGGAGATCCCGCTCGAGGACATGAAGGAGCGCATGCTCTTCGCCGAGTCCCTCGAGACCGTCAAGTGCTTCGACGAGGGTGTGCTCACCTCCGTCGAGGACGCCAACATCGGTTCGATCTTCGGCATCGGCTTCCCGGCATGGACCGGTGGTGTCATCCAGTACATCAACGGTTACGAGGGTGGCGTGCCCGGCTTCGTCGCGCGTGCCAAGGAGCTCGCCGGCAAGTACGGCAAGCACTTCGAGCCGCCGGCCTCGCTCGTCGAGAAGGCCGAGCAGGGTGTCACCAAGCTGACCAACGAGAACCTCGCTGCGAAGTAA